The following proteins are encoded in a genomic region of Roseofilum casamattae BLCC-M143:
- the arsS gene encoding arsenosugar biosynthesis radical SAM (seleno)protein ArsS (Some members of this family are selenoproteins.), protein MVQTFLTPFHRKLGSPLTKEKITVLQINLGKRCNLACTHCHVEAGPKRTEELSEEICTQLIQVIEEFPQIETVDLTGGAPEMNYGFRALVEAARGARKEVIVRSNLTIFFVDSYQDLPEYFAKNQVRVVASLPCYLEDNVDKIRGNGVYDRSVQGLQRLNQLGYGRDRNLVLDLVYNPPVPSSPSFSLTPNQQSLESDYKRYLFEHFQIEFNRLFAITNLPIGRTKHQLKIRNLYTPYLSFLEDNFNAGTVKGLMCRQELSVDYLGRIYDCDFNQMEDIPARTATGEILTVRKLLEWGNLDAISQVATGSYCYGCTAGAGSSCGGSLV, encoded by the coding sequence ATGGTTCAGACTTTTCTTACACCGTTTCATCGCAAGCTCGGCTCTCCCCTCACGAAAGAGAAAATTACGGTTCTGCAAATTAATTTAGGCAAGCGTTGTAATTTAGCTTGCACTCATTGCCATGTAGAAGCCGGACCGAAGCGGACTGAAGAGCTTTCGGAAGAAATTTGCACTCAACTGATTCAAGTTATCGAGGAGTTTCCGCAAATTGAAACGGTGGATCTCACGGGTGGTGCGCCAGAGATGAATTATGGGTTTCGTGCTTTAGTCGAAGCAGCAAGGGGTGCGAGAAAGGAGGTTATTGTTCGCTCTAATTTAACCATTTTCTTTGTGGATAGCTATCAAGATTTACCGGAATATTTTGCCAAAAATCAGGTGCGAGTGGTGGCATCGCTGCCCTGCTACTTGGAAGATAACGTGGATAAGATACGGGGCAATGGGGTTTACGATCGCTCGGTTCAAGGGTTACAACGATTGAATCAGTTGGGATACGGTCGCGATCGCAACTTGGTTCTCGATTTAGTCTACAATCCTCCCGTACCCTCCTCGCCGTCATTTTCTCTCACTCCCAACCAGCAAAGTCTGGAGTCGGATTATAAGCGTTATTTGTTCGAGCATTTTCAAATTGAATTCAATCGCTTGTTTGCGATTACTAATCTGCCGATTGGACGCACTAAACATCAATTAAAAATTCGTAATTTGTATACGCCCTATCTTTCGTTTTTAGAGGATAACTTTAATGCAGGTACGGTAAAGGGTTTAATGTGTCGTCAAGAATTATCTGTAGATTACTTAGGACGAATTTACGACTGCGATTTTAATCAAATGGAAGATATTCCCGCACGGACAGCAACCGGAGAAATACTGACCGTTAGAAAACTATTGGAATGGGGGAATTTGGATGCAATTTCCCAGGTTGCTACTGGTTCCTATTGCTATGGTTGTACGGCGGGAGCTGGGTCGAGTTGTGGGGGATCGCTGGTGTAA
- a CDS encoding TrmH family RNA methyltransferase yields the protein MANNDTIGRPSPRVTQTLAAIKRLQRDRTHRDTQGTFFIEGVRNFIRVADCDLKIETILYSENLLIAPLARKLVRQLRRSGTPTVRVSPEQFRSISQTDRASGIGAIVKQHWLPLESTTPQAGLCWIVLDRIRSPGNFGTLIRTLEAVGGAGFILLDRSVDPFAPDTVRASMGALFHQKFIRTNSRLLQSWIQQHRGRTIGASPEGRQSFHQCHYPQATLLCLGEERKGLSDRQRAICDDLVSIPMVGQADSLNVAVAGSLLIYEVFRSRNGEGGIRTDDLSSSDRYLNS from the coding sequence ATGGCCAATAACGATACCATTGGCCGTCCCTCCCCTAGGGTCACCCAGACCCTAGCCGCCATCAAACGACTGCAACGCGATCGCACCCATCGCGATACCCAAGGAACGTTCTTTATCGAAGGCGTGCGCAACTTTATCCGAGTTGCCGACTGTGACCTCAAGATCGAAACTATTCTCTATAGCGAAAATCTACTCATCGCCCCCCTTGCTCGCAAACTCGTGCGTCAGCTTCGGCGCTCCGGAACTCCCACGGTGCGCGTTTCTCCGGAACAATTTCGGAGCATTTCGCAAACCGATCGCGCTTCTGGTATCGGGGCGATCGTCAAGCAACACTGGCTCCCCCTCGAGTCTACCACTCCCCAAGCCGGACTCTGCTGGATTGTCCTCGATCGCATTCGTTCTCCCGGCAATTTCGGCACCCTCATTCGCACCTTAGAAGCCGTTGGCGGCGCAGGCTTCATTCTGCTCGATCGCTCCGTGGATCCCTTTGCTCCCGATACCGTCCGCGCGAGTATGGGCGCTTTGTTCCATCAAAAATTTATCCGCACCAACTCTCGCTTGCTGCAATCCTGGATCCAACAGCATCGCGGCCGCACCATTGGTGCATCTCCCGAAGGCAGGCAAAGCTTTCATCAGTGCCACTATCCCCAAGCCACCTTATTGTGTTTGGGAGAAGAACGAAAAGGACTCTCCGACCGACAGCGAGCCATCTGCGACGACCTCGTCAGCATTCCCATGGTCGGTCAAGCGGACTCTTTAAACGTCGCCGTTGCCGGTAGTTTGCTGATTTACGAAGTCTTTCGTTCTCGGAACGGAGAGGGGGGGATTCGAACCGACGACCTCTCTAGTAGCGATCGCTATCTCAACTCCTGA
- the hflX gene encoding GTPase HflX, which yields MDTIHGNIRGLKPSQLKQLQRLYHQRLPGDRLTTPEFAQRVAAISSEIDRPVCSYINRRGRVIRVGVGHPHQTQIPPLELPRYGAERLSGIRCIATQLKENPPNKSALTAMALQRLDALAVLTLTGGGSYRSGRGATGYVKSAYLAHLIPDPETHWMLSPPVSLDQLTNQDFLDLVESLESEFQREAGAQAVDSDRDRVLLVGLKTDKISLQRFAEGLQELRRLVETAGGEVLETMEQKRSQPHPQTVVGSGKVSELALAVQTLGATLVAFDRDLSPAQVKNLESQTGVRVLDRTEIILDIFAQRARSRAGKLQVELAQLEYMLPRLTGRGQMMSRLGGGIGTRGPGETKLETERRLIAKRLSRLQQEVNQLQAHRGRLRQQRQHREIPAVAIVGYTNAGKSTLLNTLTNAEVYSADQLFATLDATTRRLVVPHGSTGEPQTILLTDTVGFIHELPPPLVDAFRATLEEVTESDALLHVVDLSHPAWEQQIESVSEVLADLAIASCPVIIAFNKIDRVHGDTLALAQENYPQALFISASKRLGLETLRHQLGQLVYYAANYT from the coding sequence TATACACGGCAACATTCGAGGCTTAAAGCCAAGCCAACTCAAACAACTACAACGACTGTATCATCAACGGTTACCCGGCGATCGCCTGACGACTCCAGAGTTTGCTCAGCGAGTCGCTGCCATTAGCTCGGAAATCGATCGCCCAGTCTGTAGTTATATTAACCGTCGCGGACGAGTCATTCGAGTTGGAGTGGGGCACCCTCACCAAACCCAAATCCCTCCCCTAGAACTGCCGCGATATGGGGCAGAGCGGCTCAGTGGTATTCGCTGCATTGCCACCCAACTGAAAGAAAATCCCCCGAATAAATCTGCCTTAACGGCAATGGCTCTGCAGCGGTTGGATGCTCTAGCGGTGTTGACCTTAACCGGAGGCGGTTCTTATCGCAGCGGTCGCGGAGCAACGGGATACGTGAAATCTGCGTATCTGGCCCATCTAATTCCCGACCCAGAAACTCATTGGATGCTTTCTCCTCCAGTCAGTTTAGACCAACTGACGAATCAGGACTTTCTCGATCTAGTGGAAAGTCTGGAAAGCGAATTCCAGCGGGAAGCTGGCGCGCAAGCAGTAGATTCCGATCGCGATCGGGTTTTGCTGGTTGGCTTAAAGACCGATAAAATTAGCTTGCAACGCTTTGCCGAAGGATTGCAAGAACTGCGGCGGTTGGTGGAAACGGCTGGTGGTGAAGTTTTGGAAACCATGGAGCAAAAGCGATCGCAACCCCATCCGCAGACCGTTGTCGGTTCCGGGAAAGTTTCCGAGTTAGCCTTAGCGGTGCAGACCTTGGGAGCAACCCTCGTTGCTTTCGACCGCGACTTATCGCCAGCGCAAGTCAAAAACCTGGAAAGCCAAACCGGAGTTAGAGTACTCGACCGTACCGAAATAATTCTCGATATTTTCGCCCAACGGGCCCGGTCTCGCGCCGGGAAACTGCAAGTGGAGCTAGCACAACTGGAATATATGCTACCTCGGCTCACCGGTCGCGGGCAAATGATGTCCCGGTTGGGGGGTGGTATTGGGACGCGAGGTCCGGGGGAAACAAAGCTAGAAACGGAGCGGCGGTTAATTGCGAAACGCTTGTCTAGACTGCAACAGGAAGTGAACCAACTCCAGGCCCACCGGGGGCGGTTGCGCCAACAACGGCAACATCGCGAAATTCCAGCCGTCGCTATTGTCGGCTATACCAACGCAGGTAAGTCTACATTACTCAATACCCTGACCAATGCCGAGGTCTATTCCGCCGACCAGCTCTTTGCCACCCTGGATGCGACCACTCGCCGTTTAGTCGTTCCCCATGGAAGCACTGGCGAACCCCAGACTATTCTACTCACGGATACAGTTGGATTCATTCACGAACTTCCTCCCCCCTTGGTGGATGCCTTTCGCGCCACCTTAGAGGAAGTTACCGAATCTGATGCGCTGTTGCATGTAGTGGATTTATCTCATCCCGCTTGGGAACAACAAATCGAGTCGGTGTCTGAGGTTCTGGCAGATTTGGCGATCGCCTCTTGTCCGGTTATTATTGCCTTCAATAAAATCGATCGCGTTCATGGCGATACTCTCGCTCTGGCACAAGAGAACTATCCGCAAGCCTTGTTTATTTCTGCAAGCAAACGGTTAGGTTTAGAAACCTTACGCCACCAGCTCGGCCAACTGGTGTACTATGCTGCCAATTACACATAG